One Sanguibacter keddieii DSM 10542 genomic window carries:
- a CDS encoding MbtH family protein has translation MTNPFDNDEAQFRVLVNGVNQHSLWPEFADVPQGWVAVFGPAAKDQALGYVTEHWQDITPVHDQERIAS, from the coding sequence ATGACGAACCCCTTCGACAACGACGAGGCGCAGTTCAGGGTCCTCGTGAACGGCGTCAACCAGCACTCCCTGTGGCCCGAGTTCGCCGACGTCCCCCAGGGTTGGGTGGCCGTGTTCGGTCCTGCCGCGAAGGACCAGGCCCTCGGGTACGTGACCGAGCACTGGCAGGACATCACTCCCGTGCACGACCAGGAGCGCATCGCGTCGTGA
- a CDS encoding ABC transporter permease yields the protein MSTLQSDETSASATGTSATATSSSGGGAPSQGTGLQTAVPTSVIEIPEVRGGVLAPLVSAVRDGWVVARRNVVNVRRTPGALVTGVAQPIIFVLILAFVFGGALGGDAYREFLIGGILAQTLTFNSSFTAVYLAKDLQSGLIDRFRALPMSRVGVILGRTTSDLVTSGISIVVIVLCGLAIGWRVDNGVGQVLLTFGLLVLFAFATSWIGAAIALTARSVEVAQSLGLLWLFPVCFISGAFVSADMLPGVLRTIAEWNPVTAVATAVRQGFGNEPPAGFEVADGWAAQNAMLYAFVCCIAIIAVFAPIAVGQYRRISKR from the coding sequence ATGAGCACGCTCCAGAGCGACGAGACGAGCGCGAGCGCGACCGGGACGAGCGCGACCGCGACGAGCTCCTCCGGTGGTGGTGCGCCTTCCCAGGGCACCGGTCTGCAGACCGCCGTCCCGACCTCGGTGATCGAGATCCCCGAGGTGCGCGGGGGCGTCCTCGCCCCGCTCGTGTCCGCGGTCCGTGACGGCTGGGTCGTCGCGCGACGCAACGTCGTGAACGTGCGGCGGACGCCTGGCGCGCTCGTGACGGGGGTGGCGCAGCCGATCATCTTCGTGCTGATCCTGGCGTTCGTGTTCGGCGGCGCGCTGGGGGGCGACGCGTACCGTGAGTTCCTCATCGGCGGCATCCTGGCGCAGACGCTGACGTTCAACTCGTCCTTCACCGCGGTCTACCTCGCGAAGGACCTGCAGTCCGGGCTGATCGACCGCTTCCGTGCGCTGCCCATGTCCCGGGTCGGCGTGATCCTCGGGAGGACGACGTCTGACCTGGTGACGAGCGGCATCTCGATCGTCGTGATCGTGCTGTGCGGGCTCGCCATCGGGTGGCGCGTCGACAACGGTGTCGGGCAGGTGCTCCTCACCTTCGGGCTGCTGGTGCTGTTCGCCTTCGCGACGTCGTGGATCGGTGCGGCCATCGCGCTCACCGCGCGCAGCGTCGAGGTCGCGCAGAGCCTCGGTCTGCTGTGGCTGTTCCCGGTGTGCTTCATCTCCGGTGCTTTTGTGTCCGCCGACATGCTCCCGGGCGTGCTGCGGACGATCGCCGAGTGGAACCCCGTGACTGCTGTCGCGACTGCGGTCCGTCAGGGCTTCGGCAACGAGCCTCCCGCCGGCTTCGAGGTCGCTGATGGCTGGGCCGCGCAGAACGCGATGCTCTACGCCTTCGTGTGCTGCATCGCGATCATCGCGGTCTTCGCCCCGATCGCTGTCGGCCAGTACCGGCGCATCAGCAAGCGATGA
- a CDS encoding 4'-phosphopantetheinyl transferase family protein, producing MITLLDASVDDVLAACGRLSAAGALVGGAVPSVQRASSVDRASSVDLASSVDRASSGDQASSIHRASSVERALPGHPALTVDSALLGDQAFPDQQASTDQTAAAVCPTSGGVAALGHGTQALDGLVRSGPARRTALEVEAAQQLVDPADREAAARRQRPDDARRTLAGRVALRLLVAARLGVPLSLAPQIVVDRTCSTCHLPHGRPRVAGLSVSTSSSEQRVLVAVADEGTEVGVDIERVPSTVFDGFDDFVLHPDERERFGPVTRGASGTAARLSCWVEKEAVLKAVGVGLASPPHELLLAARPDDAVLPTRADMIGPWEWRLVEQAGAAEALGLSVTELPTEPGYRSAIAARVPARIHAVDITSIAMQIASSEGLRA from the coding sequence ATGATCACCCTGCTCGACGCGTCCGTCGACGACGTCCTGGCCGCGTGCGGCAGGCTGTCGGCGGCGGGCGCGCTCGTGGGTGGTGCGGTGCCATCTGTGCAGCGAGCGTCGTCTGTCGACCGGGCTTCGTCTGTCGACCTAGCGTCGTCTGTCGACCGGGCTTCGTCTGGCGACCAGGCGTCGTCTATTCACCGGGCTTCGTCTGTCGAACGGGCGTTGCCTGGCCACCCCGCGTTGACTGTCGACTCGGCGTTGCTGGGCGACCAGGCGTTTCCTGACCAGCAGGCGTCGACTGACCAGACGGCAGCAGCTGTCTGTCCGACATCGGGCGGCGTCGCTGCGCTCGGGCACGGCACTCAAGCGCTCGACGGCCTGGTCCGGAGCGGCCCCGCGCGTCGGACGGCTCTCGAGGTCGAGGCCGCCCAGCAGCTCGTCGACCCGGCTGACCGGGAGGCCGCGGCACGTCGCCAGCGTCCCGACGATGCGCGCAGGACGCTGGCAGGCCGCGTCGCGCTGAGGCTGCTGGTCGCCGCGCGCCTGGGTGTGCCGTTGAGCCTGGCGCCGCAGATCGTCGTGGACAGGACCTGCAGCACCTGTCACCTGCCGCACGGTCGCCCGCGCGTCGCGGGGCTGTCGGTGAGCACGTCGAGCTCTGAGCAGCGGGTGCTGGTCGCCGTCGCCGACGAGGGGACGGAGGTGGGTGTGGACATCGAGCGTGTCCCGTCGACGGTCTTCGACGGCTTCGACGACTTCGTGCTGCACCCCGACGAGCGAGAGCGCTTCGGTCCGGTGACGCGCGGGGCCTCGGGGACTGCTGCTCGTCTGTCGTGCTGGGTCGAGAAGGAAGCCGTGCTCAAGGCCGTGGGCGTCGGTCTGGCGTCACCACCTCACGAGCTCCTCCTCGCAGCGCGTCCTGACGACGCAGTGCTGCCGACACGCGCCGACATGATCGGCCCGTGGGAGTGGCGGCTCGTCGAGCAGGCGGGAGCGGCCGAGGCACTCGGGCTGTCCGTCACCGAGCTCCCGACGGAGCCTGGCTACAGGTCCGCGATCGCAGCGCGTGTTCCGGCGCGGATCCATGCCGTCGACATCACCAGCATCGCGATGC
- a CDS encoding daunorubicin resistance protein DrrA family ABC transporter ATP-binding protein codes for MISIHGLTKRFGDFQALAGVELEVPEGSVQGLLGPNGAGKTTTVRVLTTLLEPDAGEVTVAGHSVRTAGHLVRRNLGVSGQYAAVDDKLSGFENLTMVGELYGMRRSQAKARARELLRDFRLDDVADSKQAGSYSGGMKRRLDLAGAIVARPPVVILDEPTTGLDPRGRRDTWDAIESLATSGTTVLLTTQYLEEADQLADKIAVIDAGAIIAEGTATELKAQAGGAWIDIVIAPGSDGAAALAAARRTAQDAMLDERSRRLTARATGGSDAFRAVLHALADAQVDVAEAALRQPTLDEVFLRLTGSTATEAGAEADSEAHDDGAGDADVRDGDSRDSDGHDGERSPEPSRARRLQTTGSSERSGDAAETGATESPDGEPDKTSKVVVS; via the coding sequence GTGATCTCCATCCACGGACTCACCAAGCGATTCGGCGACTTCCAGGCCCTGGCCGGGGTGGAGCTCGAGGTGCCCGAGGGCAGCGTGCAGGGCCTGCTCGGCCCCAACGGCGCCGGCAAGACCACGACGGTGCGCGTGCTCACGACACTCCTTGAGCCTGACGCGGGGGAGGTGACGGTCGCGGGGCACTCGGTGCGCACGGCTGGTCACCTCGTCCGACGCAACCTCGGGGTGTCGGGGCAGTACGCGGCCGTCGACGACAAGCTCAGCGGCTTCGAGAACCTCACCATGGTGGGGGAGCTGTACGGCATGCGGCGCTCGCAGGCGAAGGCCCGGGCGCGCGAGCTGCTCCGCGACTTCCGCCTCGACGACGTGGCCGACTCCAAGCAGGCCGGCTCGTACTCGGGCGGCATGAAGCGCAGGCTCGACCTGGCGGGTGCGATCGTCGCCCGCCCTCCCGTCGTGATCCTCGACGAGCCGACGACCGGGCTGGACCCGCGTGGGCGCCGGGACACGTGGGACGCGATCGAGTCCCTCGCCACCTCGGGGACGACGGTCCTCCTCACGACGCAGTACCTCGAGGAGGCCGACCAGCTCGCGGACAAGATCGCCGTCATCGACGCCGGGGCCATCATCGCCGAGGGGACCGCGACCGAGCTCAAGGCCCAGGCGGGCGGCGCGTGGATCGACATCGTCATCGCGCCCGGCTCGGACGGCGCAGCGGCCCTGGCCGCGGCACGTCGGACCGCGCAGGACGCGATGCTCGACGAGCGCTCGCGACGTCTCACGGCGCGCGCGACCGGTGGCAGCGACGCGTTCCGCGCCGTCCTGCACGCCCTCGCCGACGCGCAGGTCGACGTCGCCGAGGCGGCGCTGCGTCAGCCGACCCTCGACGAGGTGTTCCTCCGTCTGACCGGCAGCACCGCCACCGAGGCGGGTGCTGAGGCTGACTCGGAGGCGCACGACGACGGTGCTGGTGATGCGGACGTACGAGACGGCGACAGCCGAGACAGCGACGGTCATGACGGCGAGCGGTCGCCCGAGCCGAGCCGCGCACGCCGGCTCCAGACGACCGGCTCGTCCGAGAGGTCCGGTGATGCGGCCGAGACGGGCGCCACCGAGAGTCCTGACGGCGAGCCCGACAAGACCAGCAAGGTGGTGGTGTCATGA